The Actinomycetota bacterium genome contains a region encoding:
- a CDS encoding Asp23/Gls24 family envelope stress response protein, which translates to MVEAERERDRESLGKITISDDVLADLAGLTCTRCYGIVGMASQSFHEGVAELLGRESLRKGVRLRRREEGVSFDLYVIVEAGINIAEVAHNLIEQVKYMVESSTGLKVEEVQVHVQGVRAN; encoded by the coding sequence ATGGTCGAGGCGGAACGCGAGAGGGATCGGGAGTCGCTGGGAAAGATAACCATCAGCGACGACGTGCTGGCCGACCTGGCCGGGCTCACCTGCACCCGCTGTTACGGCATCGTGGGCATGGCCAGCCAGAGCTTTCACGAGGGCGTGGCCGAGCTCCTGGGAAGGGAGTCGCTGCGCAAGGGAGTCCGCCTGCGCCGGCGCGAAGAGGGGGTCAGCTTCGACCTCTACGTCATCGTGGAGGCGGGGATCAACATCGCCGAGGTGGCGCACAACCTCATAGAGCAGGTCAAGTACATGGTGGAGAGCAGCACGGGGCTCAAGGTGGAAGAGGTGCAGGTGCACGTGCAGGGGGTAAGGGCAAACTGA
- the coaD gene encoding pantetheine-phosphate adenylyltransferase yields MTVAICPGTFDPITCGHLDVISRARRYFDRFIVAVAANPYKRPLFTLEERVEMLRKVTAGMENVEVESFDSLLVDFARAVGATAIIKGLRAISDFEYEFQMAQINQAMDENVETFFVMANPEYTFISSSAVREVACYGGSITGLVPEEIEGELMEMFARKFSALRKGAV; encoded by the coding sequence ATGACCGTAGCCATCTGCCCCGGTACCTTCGACCCCATAACCTGCGGCCATCTGGACGTCATCAGCAGGGCGCGCAGGTATTTCGACCGCTTTATCGTGGCGGTGGCCGCCAACCCCTACAAGCGACCTCTGTTCACGCTCGAGGAGAGGGTGGAGATGCTCCGCAAGGTGACGGCGGGGATGGAGAACGTGGAGGTGGAGTCCTTCGACTCCCTGCTGGTTGACTTCGCCCGCGCGGTGGGCGCGACGGCCATCATCAAGGGGCTGAGGGCTATCAGCGACTTCGAATACGAGTTCCAGATGGCCCAGATAAATCAGGCCATGGACGAGAACGTGGAGACCTTCTTCGTCATGGCCAACCCCGAATACACCTTCATCAGCTCCAGCGCGGTGCGTGAGGTGGCCTGTTACGGTGGATCCATTACCGGCCTGGTGCCGGAGGAGATAGAGGGGGAGTTGATGGAGATGTTCGCGAGGAAGTTCAGTGCGTTGAGGAAAGGGGCGGTCTAG
- the recG gene encoding ATP-dependent DNA helicase RecG gives MSGHEERRVSVLEGNWRSLRKPVSAVSGVGGGFLRNLRAMGIETVEGLLFHFPRRYVDRRRVSRIGEVRIGEEATVLGTVRQVEFNRLSRNRSVLNISIYDGSAYLNLIWFNQPYHADRLPPGTEAVFSGKVQYRFGRLQMVNPAYDVVGDTGEVGQRTVHTGRIIPIHPASQKMSAAVLRRLVMRALDQYGDLPDPLPLALRLRRGYPHRALALREMHFPTSQGRLNRARHRMAYEELLVMQVALALRRRHMALETHGIPHPPPGELVASFISSLPFRLTAAQERALGEIAADMARPAPMNRLLQGEVGSGKTVVALAALLNACEGGYQGAIMAPTEVLAEQHYRNICALLKEVPGVRVELLTGATAAARRREILEAARTGDLDILVGTHALIQGDVEFACLGLAVIDEQHRFGLRQRMLLKEKGSHPDTLIMTATPIPRTLSLTLYGDLEVSTLDELPAGRAGTRTLVIGPQGRKEAYALVAGELEKGRQAFVVCPLVEDSPAVEAKAAEKEAGEIRRVFPGARVGLLHGQMPKAQKDEAMRAFRTGETDILVSTTVIEVGIDIPNATVIMVENADRFGLSQLHQLRGRVGRGEHPAHAVFVFEGESEETRRRMRAIAEIDDGFRLAEADLEIRGEGSLFGTRQSGMPDLKVARLIRDFRLLKLARADAVSLVEADPRLSRPENALLRLEVAERFGEILEWLFHA, from the coding sequence ATGTCCGGTCATGAAGAGCGCAGGGTCTCCGTGCTGGAGGGCAACTGGAGGTCGCTGCGAAAGCCGGTGAGCGCCGTCTCCGGCGTGGGAGGGGGTTTCCTGCGCAACCTGCGTGCCATGGGGATAGAGACCGTGGAGGGCCTGCTCTTCCATTTTCCCCGCCGTTACGTCGACCGGCGCAGGGTGTCGCGCATCGGGGAGGTGCGCATCGGAGAGGAGGCCACCGTCCTGGGCACGGTGCGCCAGGTGGAGTTCAACCGCCTTTCGCGCAACCGCAGCGTGCTCAACATCTCCATCTACGACGGCTCCGCGTACCTCAACCTGATATGGTTCAACCAGCCCTATCACGCCGACCGCCTCCCCCCCGGGACGGAGGCGGTGTTCTCGGGCAAGGTCCAGTACCGCTTCGGCCGGCTGCAGATGGTCAACCCGGCCTACGACGTCGTGGGCGACACGGGCGAGGTGGGCCAGAGGACGGTGCATACGGGGCGCATCATCCCCATCCATCCCGCCAGCCAGAAGATGAGTGCCGCCGTGCTGCGGCGCCTGGTCATGCGGGCGCTGGACCAGTACGGGGACCTGCCCGACCCACTCCCGCTCGCCCTGCGCCTGCGCCGCGGTTACCCCCACCGTGCCCTAGCCCTGCGCGAGATGCATTTCCCCACCTCGCAGGGGCGCCTCAACCGCGCCCGGCATCGCATGGCCTACGAGGAGCTGCTGGTGATGCAGGTGGCCCTGGCCTTGCGGCGCAGGCACATGGCCTTGGAGACGCACGGCATCCCCCATCCCCCTCCCGGGGAGCTGGTGGCGTCCTTCATCTCCTCCCTGCCCTTCCGCCTCACGGCGGCCCAAGAAAGGGCGCTGGGGGAGATCGCCGCGGACATGGCCAGGCCCGCTCCCATGAACCGCCTGCTCCAGGGGGAGGTGGGATCCGGAAAGACGGTGGTGGCCCTGGCCGCTCTGCTCAACGCCTGCGAGGGCGGCTACCAGGGGGCCATCATGGCGCCCACCGAGGTGCTGGCGGAACAGCACTACAGGAACATATGCGCCTTGCTCAAGGAGGTGCCGGGGGTGCGCGTGGAGCTGCTCACCGGCGCCACCGCGGCGGCGAGGAGGAGGGAGATCCTGGAAGCGGCGCGCACGGGTGACCTGGACATCCTCGTCGGCACCCATGCCCTCATCCAGGGCGACGTGGAGTTCGCGTGCCTGGGTCTGGCGGTGATAGACGAGCAGCACCGCTTCGGTCTGAGGCAGCGCATGCTCCTAAAAGAGAAGGGGAGCCACCCCGACACCCTCATCATGACCGCCACGCCCATCCCGCGCACCCTCTCCCTCACCCTATACGGCGACCTGGAGGTCTCCACCCTCGACGAGCTGCCGGCGGGGAGGGCCGGCACCCGTACCCTGGTCATCGGCCCCCAGGGTCGGAAGGAGGCCTATGCCCTCGTGGCAGGAGAGCTGGAGAAGGGGCGGCAGGCCTTCGTGGTCTGCCCCCTGGTGGAGGATTCCCCCGCCGTGGAGGCGAAGGCGGCGGAAAAGGAGGCGGGCGAGATACGCCGGGTCTTTCCGGGGGCGCGCGTGGGCCTGCTGCACGGGCAGATGCCCAAGGCGCAGAAGGACGAGGCCATGCGGGCGTTCCGAACGGGGGAGACGGACATCCTCGTGTCCACCACGGTGATCGAGGTGGGCATCGATATACCCAACGCCACCGTGATCATGGTGGAGAACGCCGACCGCTTCGGGCTCTCCCAACTGCACCAGTTGAGAGGAAGGGTGGGAAGGGGAGAGCACCCCGCCCATGCCGTCTTCGTCTTCGAGGGGGAAAGCGAGGAGACCCGGAGGCGCATGCGTGCCATCGCGGAGATCGACGACGGATTCCGGCTGGCCGAGGCGGACCTGGAGATCCGGGGCGAGGGTTCTCTGTTCGGCACGCGACAGTCAGGTATGCCCGATCTGAAGGTGGCGCGGCTGATAAGGGACTTCCGCCTCCTGAAGCTGGCGAGGGCCGATGCCGTTTCTCTGGTGGAAGCCGACCCCCGCCTGTCTAGGCCGGAGAACGCGCTGCTGCGCCTGGAGGTGGCGGAGCGTTTCGGGGAGATCCTGGAATGGCTCTTCCACGCCTGA
- a CDS encoding sortase: protein MRPAAGRKAVAAVLLCCLAALASPGAAASGASPAGGPRLMRVMAPEGAGAGRDAVIALSFDRPMDLHRLAGAASFEPGISFAVSGESEVLVVPVNLLAPGTAYTFRLQAGGARDAWGAVLSEGVEISFTTRSDAMQIEVPSFSYAGPVVEGQQPQGVASAIGFGVGHYPGTGRPGRGNLVLMAHASGQVDFPFNRLFDLQEGSEIRISYGGRSYLYRLEQSFVVRDTDTWIVDPSPRPLLTLFVCCAEDGRPSPTFHPPYRYVVRAAVREAMP from the coding sequence GTGAGGCCTGCGGCGGGAAGGAAGGCGGTGGCGGCGGTGTTGCTGTGCTGCTTGGCGGCGCTGGCATCGCCCGGGGCGGCGGCGTCCGGTGCATCCCCCGCGGGCGGCCCGAGGCTCATGCGCGTCATGGCGCCTGAAGGCGCGGGGGCGGGCAGGGACGCCGTGATCGCCCTTTCCTTCGACCGGCCCATGGACCTGCACAGACTGGCCGGCGCGGCCTCTTTCGAGCCGGGGATATCCTTCGCGGTCTCGGGGGAATCCGAGGTGCTCGTGGTGCCCGTGAACCTGCTGGCTCCGGGTACCGCATACACCTTTCGCCTACAGGCGGGAGGAGCGCGGGACGCGTGGGGTGCGGTGCTTTCGGAGGGGGTGGAGATCAGTTTCACCACGCGCAGCGACGCCATGCAGATCGAGGTCCCGTCCTTCTCCTACGCGGGGCCGGTGGTCGAGGGCCAGCAGCCCCAGGGGGTGGCGAGCGCCATCGGATTCGGGGTCGGCCATTACCCCGGCACGGGACGCCCCGGGCGGGGAAACCTGGTGCTCATGGCCCATGCCAGCGGCCAGGTGGACTTTCCCTTCAACCGCCTCTTCGACCTCCAGGAGGGTTCCGAGATACGCATATCCTACGGCGGACGGAGCTACCTCTACCGCCTGGAACAGAGCTTCGTGGTCCGTGACACCGACACCTGGATCGTCGACCCCTCGCCCCGCCCCCTGCTCACACTCTTCGTGTGTTGCGCCGAGGACGGGAGGCCGTCCCCCACCTTCCACCCCCCTTACCGCTACGTGGTGAGGGCTGCGGTGCGGGAGGCGATGCCATGA
- the rsmD gene encoding 16S rRNA (guanine(966)-N(2))-methyltransferase RsmD, whose product MRIIAGDARGRRIKAPRGCGTRPMRDFVREAVFSMLGERVTGAAVLDLFAGSGSLGLEALSRGAAEAVFVDRGGEPCRIIQENLDMLGMSGRGTVVRAEILDYLRKTAGRRSPFHLIFIDPPYRIDLRYRQEMLKRLAAGGFLAPSAVVVIEAPLRSAPPAPPPGMRHRERRKYGETAVDVYVKEENVVKPEREGSSEP is encoded by the coding sequence ATGAGGATCATCGCGGGAGACGCAAGGGGGAGGCGCATCAAGGCCCCCCGCGGCTGCGGCACGCGACCCATGCGGGATTTCGTGCGCGAGGCGGTTTTCAGCATGCTGGGGGAGCGGGTGACGGGAGCGGCGGTGCTGGACCTCTTCGCGGGCAGCGGTTCCCTGGGCCTTGAGGCCTTGAGCCGCGGGGCGGCGGAGGCGGTGTTCGTCGACCGCGGCGGCGAGCCCTGCCGCATTATTCAGGAAAATCTGGATATGCTTGGCATGTCCGGCAGAGGCACGGTGGTGAGGGCTGAGATACTGGATTACCTGCGGAAAACCGCTGGCAGGCGGTCGCCCTTCCATTTGATTTTTATAGACCCACCCTATAGAATTGACTTGCGATACCGTCAGGAGATGCTTAAAAGACTGGCCGCGGGGGGCTTTCTGGCGCCCTCGGCGGTGGTGGTGATAGAGGCTCCACTGCGGAGCGCACCCCCGGCTCCTCCCCCGGGTATGAGACACCGGGAGCGGCGGAAGTACGGGGAGACCGCGGTGGATGTTTATGTAAAAGAGGAAAATGTTGTAAAACCGGAACGGGAGGGGTCCAGCGAACCATGA
- a CDS encoding DAK2 domain-containing protein, with product MQSLESLGAGDLVGLVDKAIEALRVHKEEINAMNVFPVPDGDTGTNMLLTMQAVRDAVRSANHHDMKGLCQAISRGSLMGARGNSGVVLSQILKGMTEVLGENDLVDVEVFSRALSRGSEVAYRAVMKPVEGTILTVVREAAEEGEKLRGSGVSLQEWLAGVVIKARETLEHTPDLLPVLKDAGVVDAGGRGLLAIFEGMLAYLSGEELEAVEEEVAQAVLPGSAEGEDYRYEAQFMLHCKDSRAKRFREVLHTLGGSVLVVGGDRLYRVHVHTDELGKVIEEASAAGRLTDVEITDLKLQVEEAGTARSAAREKPIGVVAVAVGEGIKEILRSMGVDLIVDGGQSMNPSTAEMLDAIDSLPQDKVLLIPNNKNIIPAAEQARELTSKEVAVIPAVSITEGFAAMVAYDPRSDLADNRDRMGEALGSVKTGAVTAAVRDSKVKKRKIRKGEFIGLFRGEIVSASHDALQAATELLERMVEKGDEIVSVIIGEEARGLDHGPIVDLLEGRGLEVEVIDGGQPVYHYIFGVE from the coding sequence ATGCAGTCGTTGGAGAGCCTGGGGGCCGGGGACCTGGTCGGGCTGGTCGACAAGGCCATAGAGGCCCTGAGGGTCCACAAGGAAGAGATAAACGCCATGAACGTGTTCCCGGTCCCCGACGGGGACACGGGCACCAACATGCTCCTCACCATGCAGGCGGTGAGGGACGCAGTCAGGAGCGCCAACCATCACGACATGAAAGGCCTCTGCCAGGCCATATCCCGCGGTTCCCTCATGGGGGCGAGGGGCAATTCCGGCGTGGTGCTCTCCCAGATCCTCAAGGGGATGACCGAGGTGCTGGGGGAGAACGACCTCGTGGACGTGGAGGTTTTCTCCCGCGCCCTTTCCCGTGGCTCGGAGGTGGCATACCGCGCGGTGATGAAGCCGGTGGAGGGGACCATCCTCACCGTGGTGCGGGAGGCGGCGGAGGAGGGCGAGAAGCTAAGGGGATCCGGAGTCTCCCTGCAGGAGTGGTTGGCCGGCGTGGTGATCAAGGCCAGGGAGACCTTGGAGCATACGCCCGACCTCCTGCCGGTGCTCAAGGACGCCGGCGTGGTGGATGCGGGAGGAAGGGGACTGCTGGCCATCTTCGAGGGCATGCTCGCCTACCTCAGCGGCGAGGAGCTGGAGGCCGTCGAGGAGGAGGTGGCGCAGGCCGTACTTCCGGGGTCTGCGGAAGGGGAGGACTACCGCTACGAGGCCCAGTTCATGCTGCACTGCAAGGATTCACGCGCGAAGCGTTTCCGCGAGGTGCTGCACACCCTGGGCGGCTCGGTTCTGGTGGTGGGGGGAGACAGGCTCTACCGGGTGCACGTGCACACCGACGAGCTGGGGAAGGTGATCGAGGAGGCCTCGGCCGCGGGCCGCCTCACGGACGTGGAGATCACCGACCTCAAGCTCCAGGTGGAGGAGGCGGGGACGGCTCGCTCGGCGGCGCGGGAAAAGCCCATCGGCGTGGTGGCGGTGGCGGTGGGCGAAGGCATCAAGGAGATCCTGCGCTCCATGGGGGTGGACCTCATCGTGGACGGGGGACAGAGCATGAACCCCAGCACGGCGGAGATGCTGGACGCCATCGACAGCCTCCCCCAGGATAAGGTGCTGCTCATCCCCAACAACAAGAACATCATCCCCGCGGCGGAGCAGGCGCGGGAGCTGACCTCCAAAGAGGTGGCGGTGATCCCCGCCGTCTCCATCACCGAGGGCTTCGCGGCCATGGTGGCCTACGATCCCCGGAGCGACCTGGCTGACAACCGCGATAGGATGGGCGAGGCGTTGGGGAGCGTGAAGACGGGAGCGGTGACGGCGGCGGTCCGCGACAGCAAGGTGAAGAAGAGGAAGATACGGAAGGGGGAGTTCATCGGGCTCTTCCGCGGGGAGATCGTCTCCGCCTCGCATGACGCGCTGCAGGCCGCCACGGAGCTCCTGGAGAGGATGGTGGAGAAGGGAGACGAGATCGTCAGCGTGATCATCGGCGAGGAGGCCCGCGGCCTGGACCACGGTCCCATCGTCGATCTCCTGGAGGGCAGGGGCCTGGAGGTGGAGGTGATAGACGGGGGACAGCCCGTATATCACTACATCTTCGGCGTGGAGTAG
- a CDS encoding 50S ribosomal protein L28 translates to MSRICEICGKKPGFGFNISHSHRKTKRRWNPNIQKVRTVVDGKPARINVCTKCMKAGKVSR, encoded by the coding sequence ATGTCCAGGATATGCGAGATCTGCGGGAAAAAGCCCGGTTTCGGGTTTAACATCAGCCACTCACACCGCAAGACCAAGCGCAGGTGGAACCCCAACATCCAGAAGGTCAGGACGGTGGTGGACGGAAAGCCCGCCCGCATCAACGTGTGCACCAAGTGCATGAAGGCGGGGAAGGTGAGCAGGTAG
- the thiC gene encoding phosphomethylpyrimidine synthase ThiC yields MDRLRAGEEVSLLERLAAEEGMEKEALAQALLEGRAVIPANRARPLRRPCVVGGGSRTKVNANLGTSSDYATIGEELEKLRAAVEAGADAVMDLSTGGPIDEVRRAVVSASPVPVGTVPIYQAAVRAQEERGSIVAMKAEDIFRAVEDHCASGVDFITVHCGVTSGVLEALKANPRVADIVSRGGAFLAGWILHNQEENPLYEDFDRLLEIARRHEVTLSLGDGLRPGCIEDASDAAQLAELVVLGELVRRCREAGVQCMVEGPGHIPLHQVEANVRMAKAITRGAPFYVLGPLVTDVAAGYDHIAAAIGGALAALAGADFLCYVTPREHLGLPTADDVREGVVVTRIAGHAADLARGLPGARAWDLEMSRARKGLDWEEQLRLALDPVKARRLFGERQVEGERACTMCGDFCAMRFIAEYLGREEAPACD; encoded by the coding sequence TTGGACCGTCTGAGGGCGGGCGAGGAGGTCTCCCTCCTGGAGAGGCTGGCGGCGGAGGAGGGCATGGAGAAGGAAGCCCTGGCGCAGGCCCTGCTGGAGGGGAGGGCGGTGATCCCGGCGAACCGTGCCCGGCCCCTGCGGAGGCCATGCGTGGTGGGCGGCGGCTCCCGCACCAAGGTGAACGCCAACCTCGGGACCTCCAGCGACTACGCCACCATCGGAGAGGAGCTGGAAAAGCTGAGGGCGGCGGTGGAGGCGGGCGCCGATGCGGTCATGGACCTCTCCACGGGCGGCCCCATCGACGAGGTGAGGAGGGCCGTGGTGAGCGCCTCTCCTGTTCCCGTGGGCACGGTGCCCATCTACCAGGCGGCGGTGAGAGCCCAGGAGGAGCGGGGGAGCATCGTGGCCATGAAGGCCGAGGATATCTTCCGCGCCGTGGAGGACCACTGCGCTTCGGGGGTGGATTTCATCACCGTGCACTGTGGGGTCACCTCCGGGGTGCTGGAGGCCCTCAAGGCCAACCCGCGCGTGGCGGACATCGTGAGCCGCGGGGGGGCCTTCCTCGCAGGATGGATACTCCACAACCAGGAGGAGAACCCCCTCTACGAGGACTTCGACCGCCTGCTGGAGATAGCGCGCCGGCACGAGGTGACCCTCTCCCTGGGCGACGGCCTGCGCCCGGGGTGCATCGAGGACGCCAGCGACGCCGCGCAGCTGGCGGAGCTGGTGGTGCTGGGCGAGCTGGTGCGCCGCTGCCGCGAGGCCGGCGTGCAGTGCATGGTGGAAGGGCCCGGCCATATCCCACTCCACCAGGTGGAGGCCAACGTGCGCATGGCCAAGGCCATCACGCGCGGCGCGCCCTTCTATGTGCTGGGTCCCCTGGTCACCGACGTGGCGGCGGGATACGACCACATCGCGGCGGCCATCGGGGGGGCGCTGGCCGCCCTCGCGGGCGCCGATTTCCTATGCTACGTCACGCCGCGTGAGCACCTGGGGTTGCCCACGGCGGATGATGTGAGGGAGGGGGTGGTGGTCACCCGCATCGCGGGACACGCCGCCGACCTCGCGCGAGGTCTTCCCGGCGCACGCGCCTGGGACCTGGAGATGAGCCGCGCCAGGAAAGGGCTGGACTGGGAGGAGCAGTTGCGCCTCGCCCTGGACCCGGTGAAGGCGCGCCGCCTGTTCGGGGAACGCCAGGTGGAGGGAGAGAGGGCGTGCACCATGTGCGGGGATTTCTGCGCCATGCGCTTCATAGCCGAGTACCTGGGACGCGAGGAGGCGCCCGCCTGCGATTGA
- the thiL gene encoding thiamine-phosphate kinase: protein MERMRLEELGEFGLIAELRRGLDSALEGMVLGVGDDAAVFAARGGGSFAYTADAMVEGVHFDLAYTPWHSLGYKALAVNLSDLAAMGGGTPAYALVVLGLRGDLEAEAVEELYRGLRDCGEEFGCAVVGGDVVTSPRHLFISVSLVGTLPEGRFLARGGARPGQAVAVTGTLGDSGLGMKLLMEGGDTDDFCAVRHLYPRPRLREGRMALEAGASAAIDISDGLLRDLGHVCEESGVGARIVMDNIPISPQAWQAAGRMGEEALEAALGAGEDYELLVVADAEVLEGLAGDAGLTVIGDIISGEGVELVDREGRRVRPGRWGYEHFREPGG, encoded by the coding sequence GTGGAGAGAATGCGTCTGGAGGAGCTGGGGGAGTTCGGGCTCATCGCGGAGCTGCGGCGCGGGCTTGATTCCGCGCTGGAGGGCATGGTGCTGGGGGTCGGCGACGACGCCGCCGTCTTCGCCGCGCGAGGCGGCGGGAGCTTCGCCTACACCGCCGACGCCATGGTGGAGGGCGTGCATTTCGACCTCGCCTATACCCCCTGGCATTCCCTGGGATACAAGGCGCTGGCGGTCAACCTCTCCGACCTCGCGGCCATGGGCGGAGGGACTCCCGCCTACGCGCTGGTGGTGCTGGGGCTGAGGGGGGACCTGGAGGCCGAGGCGGTGGAGGAGCTGTACCGCGGACTGCGCGACTGCGGAGAGGAGTTCGGATGCGCGGTGGTGGGTGGGGACGTGGTGACCTCCCCGCGGCATCTCTTCATCTCCGTGTCCCTGGTGGGGACCCTACCGGAGGGGAGGTTCCTCGCCCGCGGCGGGGCTCGGCCCGGACAGGCGGTGGCGGTGACCGGTACCCTGGGGGATTCCGGCCTGGGGATGAAGCTGCTGATGGAAGGCGGAGACACGGACGACTTCTGCGCCGTTCGTCACCTCTATCCCCGTCCCCGGCTGCGCGAGGGGAGGATGGCCCTGGAGGCGGGGGCCTCGGCGGCCATAGACATCAGCGACGGCCTACTGCGAGACCTGGGGCATGTCTGCGAGGAAAGCGGGGTGGGAGCCAGGATCGTGATGGATAATATTCCCATATCACCGCAGGCGTGGCAGGCCGCCGGCCGCATGGGCGAGGAGGCGCTGGAAGCCGCCCTCGGCGCCGGTGAGGACTACGAGCTCCTGGTGGTCGCCGACGCGGAGGTCCTGGAGGGGCTGGCGGGCGACGCGGGACTGACGGTCATCGGCGACATCATCTCCGGGGAAGGGGTGGAGTTGGTGGACCGCGAGGGAAGGCGGGTACGCCCCGGGCGATGGGGCTACGAACATTTCCGGGAGCCCGGGGGATGA
- the thiD gene encoding bifunctional hydroxymethylpyrimidine kinase/phosphomethylpyrimidine kinase produces the protein MLPVVLTVAGSDSGGGAGIQADLKTIYALGAHGACAVTSVTSQNTKGVLERYDIPAPVVVSQMLAVLEDFEVAAIKTGMLANAEVVRAVATTLAGRGAADLVVDPVLLSSSGHPLLDEEGKEALVERLLPLAAFFTPNLPEAEEFAGFPVAGLEEMHEAARALLRLGPRHVVVKGGHLPGGETVDVYYDGRRMLEFRGPRVETSDDHGTGCVYSAALATRLARGEPPDRAAAGAREDTLRALANSLRLGRGRGPVHPSR, from the coding sequence ATCCTTCCCGTGGTGCTCACGGTGGCGGGTTCCGATTCCGGAGGGGGTGCCGGTATCCAAGCGGACCTCAAGACCATCTACGCCCTGGGTGCCCACGGGGCATGCGCGGTCACCAGCGTCACCTCCCAGAACACCAAGGGAGTGCTCGAGCGCTACGACATTCCCGCCCCAGTGGTGGTCTCGCAGATGCTGGCGGTGCTGGAGGACTTCGAGGTGGCGGCCATAAAGACGGGCATGCTCGCCAACGCGGAGGTGGTGCGGGCGGTCGCCACGACCCTGGCGGGCCGGGGCGCGGCGGACCTGGTGGTGGATCCCGTCCTCCTCTCCTCCAGCGGGCATCCCCTGCTGGATGAGGAAGGGAAGGAGGCTTTGGTGGAGCGCCTTCTCCCCCTGGCGGCCTTTTTCACCCCCAACCTCCCGGAGGCCGAGGAGTTCGCGGGTTTCCCCGTCGCGGGCCTTGAGGAGATGCACGAGGCGGCACGGGCTCTGCTCCGCCTGGGGCCGCGCCACGTGGTGGTGAAGGGGGGGCATCTGCCGGGAGGAGAGACGGTGGACGTGTACTACGACGGGAGGCGCATGCTGGAGTTCAGGGGACCCAGGGTTGAGACGTCCGATGACCACGGCACGGGATGCGTGTATTCCGCCGCCCTGGCGACGCGGCTGGCGCGGGGAGAGCCGCCTGACCGCGCGGCGGCGGGAGCCAGGGAGGACACCCTGCGCGCCCTCGCGAACTCCCTGCGCCTGGGGCGCGGGCGGGGCCCCGTCCATCCTTCCCGTTGA
- a CDS encoding SDR family NAD(P)-dependent oxidoreductase → MKDLRGKVVLVTGAARGMGKLHAANFCREGCRVIMTDIDEAELDRAAEELRGKGGEVYAYRHDVSSREDCFAVVEKAVREVGPIDVLVNNAGVTECRAVLDLSEQAVRRMMEVNYYGYVWMMQAVVPDMVRRASGHVVNICSVAGKTGTARMGGYCATKFANIGITDSIRMELRGSGVDFTIVNPGYVATGMFEGGKPPIITRWQDPQKVADVVLEAVKKNKAEVCVPRFDVWLVAFLRGLCMPRLLDFIFHLTRVDRSMDNWCRVGDRPF, encoded by the coding sequence ATGAAGGATCTCAGGGGCAAGGTGGTCCTGGTCACCGGAGCGGCCCGGGGCATGGGAAAGCTGCACGCCGCCAACTTCTGCCGCGAGGGCTGCCGCGTGATCATGACCGACATCGACGAGGCCGAGCTCGACCGCGCCGCGGAAGAGCTGAGGGGAAAGGGCGGGGAGGTCTACGCCTACCGCCACGACGTGTCGAGCCGCGAGGACTGCTTCGCGGTGGTGGAGAAGGCGGTTCGCGAGGTGGGCCCCATCGACGTGCTGGTGAACAACGCAGGGGTCACCGAATGCAGGGCCGTCCTGGACCTCTCCGAGCAGGCGGTCAGACGCATGATGGAGGTAAACTACTACGGGTACGTGTGGATGATGCAGGCGGTGGTCCCGGACATGGTGCGGCGCGCCAGCGGACACGTGGTGAACATCTGCTCCGTGGCCGGCAAGACGGGCACCGCCAGGATGGGCGGCTACTGCGCCACCAAGTTCGCCAACATCGGTATCACCGACAGCATCCGTATGGAGCTGCGGGGGAGCGGGGTCGATTTCACCATCGTCAACCCGGGCTACGTGGCCACCGGGATGTTCGAGGGCGGTAAGCCCCCCATCATCACCCGCTGGCAGGACCCCCAGAAGGTGGCCGACGTGGTGCTGGAGGCGGTGAAGAAGAACAAGGCCGAGGTCTGCGTGCCCCGCTTCGACGTGTGGCTGGTGGCCTTTCTGCGGGGCCTGTGCATGCCCAGGCTACTGGACTTCATCTTCCACCTCACCAGGGTTGACAGGTCCATGGACAACTGGTGCCGGGTGGGCGACCGCCCCTTCTGA